In Clostridium thermosuccinogenes, the genomic stretch AAGCAGTTGAAATGAAGTTCTCCGGACCTTGTATAGTTCAAAGGGATTTCCCCCTTTGGCCGCAAAAAAAGAAGCCGGACAGCCAGCAAAAGCAAACCGCCTGACTTCTCTTTTTTTAGCTGAATTATACGGCATTATGCACAAAAGATACAATGGAATCAATCGGTATATCCGCAACAGAGCCAACCGTGTATACCGGATAACCATTCCATCCACCGGCAGTAATAGCTCCTACCTTATTTGCAGGAAGCACCAGTCCGCTCGGCCATCCATCATGTCCGCCAAAGGCATATTTCCCTCCATCCCTGTATCCATAACCTATATCAAAGTTCGTACAAGCATTGCCTAAAGAGCAACCCGGAGGCGGCCCTATTCTGGTCAGAAGTCTCACAAAGCAGGAGTTCACAGCCAGAATTACACCGGTAAATCCTGATCCTGACTGGCCTCCGCTGGATGTAAATATGGTTACGGTTTCTCCTATATGCTTTGCCAGTAAAGCAGCAAAACTTTCTTCGGATTTCCTGATATCCTCGCTAGCTAATATGCCGTCTTCTGCCATTTTTTCATCCCCTTTATACCAAATCGCTTAGACTATTCCTAATACTACAGTATTATGTATATCAAAAAAATGTGACATTTACATAAATTAATTATTGTTTATAAGCTTTTTCAGCCGTAAAACGATCGGTTTTTACTTGTATCCATTTAAATCGGGTTATGTATAAAGGAGACAATTTTTTTAACCGGTATATTTACAATTGACCCTGCTCTACCCAATATGCCGACCGGCGTACTTCTGCCCAAGGTGTACGGTGCTCTAGCTTTATAATAGCAACGGCAGCAAGCGACCTTGCATACCCTTGCCAATCCGCATGAAGGCACCGGTCCGATTTGTGAAACCAATCGTATGTACTCATTCGTTACATTCATAAGAACTCCGGTAAAGCTTCGGCCGGATGCTCCTCCAGCTCTTACAAAAACGGTTACCGTTTCTCCTATATATCGGCGCATGTGCTTTGCAAACTCAATCCTTGCAGTTTCCATATGCCCTGAAGTATCTATACTTTCCAAGGCTTCCAAATTTCCTGCGGCTTTTGTAGTTTCTATATATCCTGGAATTACTGAATTTCTTGTAGCTTTTGCTGTCTCAATATATCCCGGAATCACTGTGGCTTTTGCGGTTTCTATGTCTACCGGAATCACCGAAGGTCTTGCAGCTTCTGCATCTCCCGGATTACGTAAAACTTCACCTTTACTTACTGTAGAAGACTTTATTTTATCCCTGTTTGCACTGATGGTTTTTCTGCTAGCTGTGTTCAATATCGTATTATTTTTGCTGCCTTCGCTTTTTGCGGCAAATCTTTCGCTGCTTTTTATTCCCTCAGGAAGTTGTGCCGGAATGCCTGTCTTTATAATTTTGCTTCTTTTTCTTCTGGCAAAGCCGATACCATACATCCACCATCTTCGCATTTGCATCCCCCCACCTATATGAATGCCATCCCAGGGAATATGAATCCCCCTGCTTTGAGCATAAGCATAAATTCTGTTTGCTCTGGCATATCCCGGCAAGCAGAGCTAAATCCACTTTCCGGCGAAATAAATCCAGTTTGTTCACAAGTGGAAAATAGTCTTACAGCCACCGGTTCTCTTCAAAGGTTTTATCACTACTTATCAGAATATAAAGATTCTAAGGATTTGTTACCCTGAAAAAGCTAAGCCTTGCTCCTTTCCACATGTTACTGCAGCAGCATACCTTCCGTTAATATGCTCATTTGACATTTGCTGTTGCTTCCCTACCGCATGCTGTTGCAGCAGCCTGTTTTATAAACATATTTTGCAGAGAAGATGTAACATAATAAGTTTACAGAACATAGGATATATGGGCATCATATTAAGAAACGGGATGGGATAATGAACTATAGGGAAATTGAAGAGTTCAAATCTACACTTATGCAAATATTGAAAAAAGGATGCAGAGTAAAAATTGATACCTACGGCATTGATGGGAAGATCATTGGAGTAGGCTTCAAGCCTTATTGGACAAATCCTGCCGATTCCAAAATTGACAAAGTGGAATTTGATATATTGTGTGATAACGGAAAAATCATGCCTTTTTACTTGCAAAACGTGATCGGGTCCCACATCAAAGCTCAGGATGGTAAGGACCTTGGCAGATCCAGGAATCTGTGCTTGGAAATATACACTTACTCATTGAGTAGAGCATCAGATTCAGAGCCTTATGACAAACTATCCCTTCTAATATATAAATAGAAGCATGAATTTTAAATATTATCGGCTGACGGTATTTCAGATATGGCTATAATGAGCTAAATATATCCTAAAATGCGCGCATAAGCTTAACGAAGGAATAACGTCATATTGCCCAAACAGCATCTGACCTCTTTAATACACAATCAACCGCCATAATCTGGAATACATAAAATAGTAACATAAAAAATACTGCTGTCATAGTATGTAATGACAAACAACCCATTGCTAATAAAGAAAGGAGTGGCTATATAATGCCTGATGGAGTATATGGCGGTGCAGGAACATTTTCAGGTGGCAATTTCGCTGCTTTGCTCTCCAATTATATAGGTGAAACGGTAACTATATTCACAAGCAGCGGAGGCCAGTCAGGATCAGGTTTTACAGGAGTTATTCTTTCAGTAAACAACGTGTTTGTAAGGCTTATTACCAGAATTGGTCCTCCTCCGGGATGCTCACTGGGTAATGCTTGCACAGGCTTCAATGTAGGTTATTATCCGTCTTACGGCGGCTGCGGTGATGGCCATGGCGGTTACGGTCATGGCGGATTTGGTTCCGGTCCTATTGCTCCGGCCAGCGAACTGGGCGCCACAACGGCAGGAGGCTGGAACGGATATCCTGTATATACTGTTGGTTCGGTTACTGATATACCCATTGCATCGATTGTTTCCTTTGTTCATAATGCAGTATAGGCATATAATAAACAATCAGTCAAAGCAGCTATTGGCTGTACCACCAATAGCTGCTTACTTTTATGAGTATCCTTTATTCATGCTGTTATCAATCTCAGCAGCAAAGTGCTAAAAATCCAAAGCATTTTCAATACTTTTTGTCTGTAATATCATAAAATAAAATTATTTGTATAAAATCCCATCGGTTATGCCATTTTCAAAACAGCACTGATTTAGTATAATTTATTCATGCATTAATTCAAAAACATTGTGAAAAAGGTGAAACAATGGAATTGGGCAATGGGCAAAGCGATGTCAGATTTGACCTGAAAAAAGCAATTAAATGCGTTGATGCTTATAGCAAATCTGTCGGTATTGAATGCATAATAATAGATTCTGACGGCAATCCTCTTTATCTCACCGGTGGCAGAAAGGATATCTGTATATTTTGCAGCAGGATGCAAAACCCTTTAAAGGGAAGCATTAACTGCTCAAATGTTCATCTATATGGAAGTTATCAGGCAGAGAGATTCGGAGGCAAGTATGTGTTTTTCTGTCCAATGGGCATGGTACACTGGGCATCTCCCATATCGGTGGACGGATCAATGCAGGGAGCAGTGCTTGCCGGACCGGTTCATATGGTTGAACCCGATCAGTTCCCGATAGATGATATAGCCAGCATGAATCAGATAGAAGAATCCCATCTGGATGAGTTCAAGATGTGCATTGAAGAAATACCCGTAATAAGGCCGGATGTTGTTGAAAATATGTCCGAGCTTTTACTGATGGTGGCTGAGCAAATATCTGCTCCCCAGTCCTCAAAATATTTTTATGAAAGAGAAAGCCAGGAGCAGCAGTCCGATATTTCAAAATACCTGCAGCATATAAAAACAATGGGAGGAAATGATGAAAGCCTGTCTGCCTATCCCATTGAAAAAGAAGAAGAGCTTCTGTCTCTTATTTCCATTGGTGACAAGGCAGGTTCCCAAAAGGTGCTCAATGAAATCTTCGGTTATATATTCTTTTCCTCAGGAGGAAATTTCGAAGTAATCAAAGCCAGGGTTCTTGAGCTAATCG encodes the following:
- a CDS encoding PocR ligand-binding domain-containing protein, with protein sequence MELGNGQSDVRFDLKKAIKCVDAYSKSVGIECIIIDSDGNPLYLTGGRKDICIFCSRMQNPLKGSINCSNVHLYGSYQAERFGGKYVFFCPMGMVHWASPISVDGSMQGAVLAGPVHMVEPDQFPIDDIASMNQIEESHLDEFKMCIEEIPVIRPDVVENMSELLLMVAEQISAPQSSKYFYERESQEQQSDISKYLQHIKTMGGNDESLSAYPIEKEEELLSLISIGDKAGSQKVLNEIFGYIFFSSGGNFEVIKARVLELIVLLSRAALKGGADVEQIFGLNYKYLSQINSFHSVEELTYWLSKIMMRFTDCVFNLADVKHIDVIYKAVDYIKRNYMKKITLEEVAANVYLSPSYFSKIFKDEMKCNFNNYLNQIRIEVSKKLLADDSIALVDIANLVGYEDQSYFTKVFKKLVGISPGKFREARCSKINLQQR